Part of the Aciduliprofundum boonei T469 genome is shown below.
AAAAATTACAATGTTGGCATATACACATCACCCCATCTTGTAAGATATTCAGAAAGGATAATCGTAAATGATAGGGAAATTAGCGAAGATTACATAGCAAGATTTGTACTAGAAGTAAAGCCAATAATTGAAGAGCTTGCCAAAGAGAATAGAAACCCCACATTCTTCGAAGTATCCACAATGCTTGCCTTTGAGTATTTCTCTTATATGAATGTTGATTTTGCTGTTCTCGAGGTTGGCTTGGGAGGAAGATTGGATGCAACGAACATAGTTATGCCCGAAATAACCAGTATAGTCACCATTGATTTAGATCACACCCATATACTTGGAGATACCATAAGGGATATAGCGAGGGAGAAGGCTGGGATAATCAAACCAAATGTGCCTGTAGTCATTGGAGAGAACAAAAAAGAGGCTATAGAGGAGATAAAGAGAATTGCAGAATTAAGAAATGCTCCATACCACAATATATGGGATGAAATGGAATTTGAAGATGTTCATATTGATTTAAATGGATTGCGATTCAAAGCCCACACGCCCATATCCACATACACCATAGAAACTCCACTCCCGGGAAAGCATCAAATTACAAACATGCTCGTAGCTATAAGAATTGCTGAACTCCTGCAGGAGAATTACTCCATATCTCATTCAGATATTGAAGATGGGATAAAGAATATAAAATGGAAAGACAGGTTCCAAGTGAAGAGAAGAAGACCCTTGTTAATATTTGATTCTGCACATAATCCATCGGCTGCAAGAGCTTTAGTCAGCACGATTAGAGATGTGGGCATAGAAGAGCCAACATTCT
Proteins encoded:
- a CDS encoding folylpolyglutamate synthase/dihydrofolate synthase family protein encodes the protein MEREEIEYIYNLRRFGMKLDLSIMREFAEIRGNPQDKFKSVHIAGTNGKGSVASAIYSILRKNYNVGIYTSPHLVRYSERIIVNDREISEDYIARFVLEVKPIIEELAKENRNPTFFEVSTMLAFEYFSYMNVDFAVLEVGLGGRLDATNIVMPEITSIVTIDLDHTHILGDTIRDIAREKAGIIKPNVPVVIGENKKEAIEEIKRIAELRNAPYHNIWDEMEFEDVHIDLNGLRFKAHTPISTYTIETPLPGKHQITNMLVAIRIAELLQENYSISHSDIEDGIKNIKWKDRFQVKRRRPLLIFDSAHNPSAARALVSTIRDVGIEEPTFLFSILSDKNIDEFLKEISKVSKKIIVTEIDYERRRTELEDIVEHAKKYFSEVIPIKNPCDALKYAMENEKKIIATGSIYLLGELEKCLMSL